The proteins below are encoded in one region of Winogradskyella helgolandensis:
- a CDS encoding Crp/Fnr family transcriptional regulator — translation MTDTIELTNFIKKNINIDDEDLKIVLSYFKTIKKKKNDILLSHGKNSQVSYFVRKGCLRLFYINEEGKDVTRYIAFENQFATELVSFITNEPAQETIQVIENSELLYITHDDFRHLMTIVPKWKDFYSIYLEKAYVNNAKRLISFTTLDASERYKQLFKINPNIVKRLPNKIVASYINISHETLSRIKSKI, via the coding sequence ATGACTGACACTATAGAACTCACTAATTTCATAAAAAAGAATATAAATATTGATGATGAAGATTTAAAAATCGTGTTGTCTTATTTTAAAACAATTAAAAAAAAGAAAAACGACATTTTGCTATCCCATGGAAAGAATAGTCAGGTAAGTTATTTCGTAAGAAAAGGCTGTTTAAGGCTTTTTTACATCAATGAGGAAGGAAAAGACGTCACACGTTACATCGCCTTCGAAAATCAATTTGCAACAGAACTAGTAAGTTTCATCACCAATGAACCTGCACAAGAAACAATTCAGGTGATTGAAAACAGTGAACTTCTTTACATCACTCACGATGATTTTAGACATCTTATGACCATTGTTCCTAAATGGAAAGATTTTTATAGCATCTATTTAGAAAAAGCTTATGTCAATAATGCGAAGAGATTAATCTCTTTTACCACACTAGATGCCTCAGAAAGATACAAGCAATTATTCAAGATCAATCCAAACATTGTGAAGCGTTTACCAAACAAAATTGTAGCCTCTTATATCAATATATCACATGAAACATTAAGCAGAATCAAGTCTAAAATTTGA
- a CDS encoding ATP-binding cassette domain-containing protein: MTPSHQHYAIEDTTRSPQAHWLSNLLNGAYKLPGLEGKRGALFSNAVLEKYIEAEEKHDNFELTSGLNRSLRTLSSGEQKKALLSHLLQQNPDFIVLNNPYEALDKASVSVLKEELMSLSKSMPIVLIFNRQDDLLPVITHVITFENTEIKAIVPIEDYKFKRSTFVFDKDIPSAITAYTNIPEVLIELKNVNVNYEDRSILKDINWTIKKKEFWHLIGPNGSGKTTLLSMIYGNNSKAYGQEVYLFGQKKGSGESVWDIKQKIGYISPAMLELFKRSYTVEQMIISGFYDSIGLYQTPSTAQIRAAAQWLEVLNLSDKKNTSFLKLSPAVQRLILIARAMIKHPPLLILDEPLINVDDEGRALISALINKIAKESETSILFVAHRDEANIHPDFIYELYPSPNGSVGIPK, translated from the coding sequence ATGACACCATCACATCAGCATTACGCCATTGAAGACACGACGCGTTCACCACAAGCACATTGGTTATCTAACTTACTTAATGGCGCCTATAAATTACCAGGATTAGAAGGAAAAAGAGGAGCTTTATTTTCAAATGCCGTGTTAGAAAAATATATTGAAGCGGAAGAAAAGCACGATAATTTTGAGTTAACATCAGGACTAAACAGAAGCCTTAGAACATTATCTTCAGGTGAGCAAAAAAAAGCATTACTGTCGCATTTGCTCCAACAAAACCCAGATTTCATCGTCTTAAATAATCCTTACGAAGCGCTAGATAAAGCGTCTGTTTCCGTATTGAAAGAAGAATTAATGTCGTTGTCTAAAAGCATGCCTATTGTATTAATTTTCAACAGGCAAGACGATCTTTTACCCGTAATAACACATGTCATTACATTTGAAAACACAGAGATTAAAGCAATAGTACCCATTGAAGACTATAAATTTAAAAGAAGTACGTTTGTTTTTGATAAAGACATCCCTTCGGCGATAACAGCGTATACCAATATTCCAGAAGTGCTCATAGAACTTAAGAATGTCAATGTGAATTATGAGGATCGTTCTATTCTAAAAGATATCAACTGGACCATCAAAAAAAAGGAATTCTGGCATTTAATTGGCCCAAATGGCTCTGGCAAAACCACCTTACTATCCATGATTTATGGAAACAATAGCAAAGCCTATGGTCAAGAGGTATATCTCTTTGGTCAAAAAAAAGGCTCTGGTGAAAGTGTTTGGGATATCAAACAGAAAATCGGCTATATTAGTCCTGCGATGTTAGAGTTATTTAAACGTAGCTATACTGTAGAGCAAATGATTATTTCAGGCTTTTATGATAGTATTGGCTTATATCAAACACCGTCGACCGCACAAATACGTGCCGCTGCTCAGTGGCTAGAGGTCTTAAATTTAAGCGACAAAAAAAACACCTCGTTTCTCAAATTATCGCCAGCTGTTCAACGCTTAATATTAATAGCAAGAGCGATGATTAAACATCCACCGTTATTGATCTTAGATGAACCCTTAATTAATGTTGATGATGAAGGTAGAGCACTTATTTCAGCTTTAATAAACAAAATCGCCAAAGAAAGTGAGACCAGTATCTTATTTGTGGCCCATCGTGATGAAGCTAACATTCACCCTGATTTCATCTACGAGCTTTACCCCTCACCAAATGGTTCTGTAGGTATACCAAAATAA
- a CDS encoding TlpA family protein disulfide reductase yields MLTFRIAFTVALLSTVLGCQFKGSNASDHAYIGGEIINPKNNSVVLYNTKGQIIDSITLDPDNRFIYKIDNLHPGLYSLTHGGEYQMLLLEPNDSIMFRLNTYDFDESLVFTGNGARKNNYLLKTYLSNEKEAKQLVKYSKMEPEAFNTFVENRRQNQLNAFHDFLKRNEESEFFKSIIEANINYNAYADKEIYPFAYFGNNKLIHIKDLPEDFFGHRKNIDYNATHLSRFFAYNRFLFSHIDNLAIHDYYKNNAYHSKFNRHAMDYNKSKLDLIDSIVTDPIIKNNLLKYKAREYISYNHTEDEANELLNYYLEKSTNEEDKLYMNDLVSSLKLLRQGNPLPNISIVNYNDTEHYINSIITRPTIIYFWSSNSKSQYRNSHYMVDKLKVNFPQTDFISINVNDNNDKFWKKIIDNYNFPTINEFKFKNSKEARKILAVNYLNKCIVVDKNGIILHPNANIFNSNFIETLEDLLQQKHLIVKQDALNL; encoded by the coding sequence ATGCTAACATTCCGTATCGCTTTTACTGTTGCTTTGTTATCAACTGTACTTGGATGTCAATTCAAAGGTAGTAACGCTAGTGACCATGCGTATATTGGTGGTGAGATTATTAACCCTAAAAATAACAGCGTCGTTCTTTATAATACTAAAGGGCAAATTATAGATTCAATTACCTTAGATCCTGATAACAGGTTTATTTATAAAATAGACAATCTTCACCCTGGTTTATATTCTTTAACACATGGAGGAGAATATCAAATGTTATTGTTAGAACCTAATGATAGTATTATGTTTAGACTAAATACTTATGACTTTGATGAGTCTTTAGTTTTTACAGGAAATGGTGCCAGAAAAAATAATTACCTCCTTAAAACCTATTTATCTAACGAAAAAGAAGCGAAGCAGTTAGTAAAATATTCTAAAATGGAACCCGAGGCGTTCAACACTTTTGTTGAAAACCGAAGACAAAATCAATTAAATGCGTTCCATGATTTTTTAAAACGTAATGAAGAATCAGAATTCTTTAAGTCTATAATAGAAGCGAATATTAATTATAACGCTTATGCTGATAAGGAGATTTATCCTTTTGCGTATTTTGGAAATAATAAACTCATCCACATTAAGGACTTACCTGAGGATTTTTTTGGACATAGAAAAAACATAGATTACAATGCCACGCATTTAAGTCGCTTTTTTGCTTACAACCGATTTCTATTTTCTCACATCGATAATTTAGCCATTCACGATTACTATAAGAATAATGCTTATCACAGTAAATTTAATAGACATGCGATGGATTATAACAAGTCTAAATTAGATTTAATAGATAGTATTGTTACAGATCCAATCATTAAAAATAATTTATTAAAATATAAAGCGCGAGAGTATATCAGTTATAATCATACTGAAGATGAAGCTAATGAATTACTTAATTATTACTTAGAAAAAAGTACTAATGAAGAGGATAAATTGTACATGAATGATTTAGTCTCTTCTTTAAAGTTATTGCGACAAGGTAATCCATTACCCAATATTTCTATTGTAAATTATAACGATACAGAACATTATATTAATTCGATCATTACTAGACCAACAATAATTTATTTCTGGTCGTCTAATTCTAAATCACAATATAGAAATAGTCATTATATGGTAGATAAGTTGAAAGTAAATTTTCCTCAAACGGATTTTATCTCCATTAATGTCAATGATAATAATGATAAATTCTGGAAAAAAATTATTGATAATTACAATTTCCCTACGATCAATGAATTTAAATTCAAAAACTCAAAAGAAGCACGTAAAATACTAGCTGTAAACTACTTAAATAAGTGCATTGTAGTTGATAAAAATGGCATTATTTTACATCCTAATGCTAACATCTTTAATTCTAATTTTATCGAAACGCTTGAAGACTTATTACAACAAAAGCACCTTATTGTAAAACAAGATGCTCTTAATCTTTAG
- a CDS encoding SDR family oxidoreductase encodes MSKVVLITGGSSGIGKSVGECLQEKGFKVYGTSRNPDKYPNSKFPIVALDVTKVETISKCIAEVLTKESKIDVLLNNAGAGITGPIEEIPDAEIKRNFETNLFGPINVIKAVLPIMRQQNSGLIINVTSIAGYMGLPYRGVYSASKGALELITEAFRMELKGFNINMTNVAPGDFATNIAAGRYHAPALENSPYKATYGKTLSMMDEHVDSGGDPQQMAEAIYKIIQTKNPKIHYKVGAFMQKFSIVLKRILPDSTYEKLLMNHYKL; translated from the coding sequence ATGTCTAAAGTTGTATTAATAACAGGAGGTTCTTCAGGTATTGGAAAATCTGTTGGTGAATGTCTTCAAGAAAAAGGGTTTAAGGTTTATGGTACTAGCAGAAATCCTGATAAGTATCCAAATAGTAAATTTCCTATTGTAGCCTTAGATGTTACCAAAGTTGAAACGATTTCTAAATGTATAGCTGAAGTTTTAACTAAAGAATCTAAAATAGATGTGCTTTTAAACAATGCAGGAGCAGGTATTACTGGTCCTATTGAAGAAATTCCTGATGCAGAAATAAAGCGCAATTTTGAAACTAATCTTTTTGGACCAATCAATGTGATCAAGGCTGTTTTACCAATAATGAGACAACAGAATTCAGGTTTAATTATTAATGTTACGTCTATTGCTGGTTATATGGGTTTACCATATCGAGGTGTTTATAGTGCCAGTAAAGGTGCTCTAGAATTAATTACGGAAGCCTTTAGAATGGAATTAAAAGGGTTTAATATTAATATGACTAATGTGGCACCTGGTGATTTCGCAACCAATATAGCAGCTGGTCGTTATCACGCTCCGGCTTTAGAAAATTCTCCATATAAAGCGACTTATGGAAAAACGTTAAGCATGATGGATGAGCACGTGGATAGTGGAGGTGATCCGCAGCAAATGGCAGAAGCGATCTATAAAATCATTCAGACTAAAAATCCGAAAATCCATTATAAGGTTGGAGCTTTTATGCAGAAATTCTCAATTGTTTTAAAACGCATTCTTCCAGATTCTACTTACGAGAAGTTATTGATGAATCATTATAAATTATAA
- a CDS encoding putative signal transducing protein, with amino-acid sequence MSTTEYTKVYYGNFILVTRVKDELEHAGIVPIVKDEGESQRLAGYASMNQGFQEVYVHNDELDKAMVIVNRVKAEMEAAS; translated from the coding sequence ATGAGCACTACAGAATATACAAAAGTCTACTACGGAAATTTTATTTTAGTTACACGCGTTAAAGATGAATTGGAACATGCAGGCATAGTTCCTATAGTTAAAGACGAAGGTGAATCACAACGTTTAGCAGGATATGCGTCCATGAATCAAGGTTTTCAAGAAGTCTATGTTCATAATGATGAGTTAGACAAAGCTATGGTGATTGTGAATCGTGTTAAAGCTGAAATGGAAGCGGCTTCTTAA
- a CDS encoding ABC-F family ATP-binding cassette domain-containing protein: protein MLSVSNLSVQFGKRILFDEVSTTFNNGNCYGIIGANGAGKSTFLKIIAGKMDPTSGSVHLEPGKRMSVLEQNHNLHDEDTVLETILKGNKPLHKLKSQLDALYADYTDENAEKIGELQVQFEEMNGWNADSDAAAMLSNLGIKEEYHYTLMKDLDGKQKVRVLLAQALFGNPDLLIMDEPTNDLDYETISWLENFLANYENCVIVVSHDRHFLDSVCTHISDIDFGKINHFSGNYTFWYESSQLAARQHAQQNKKAEEKKKELEDFIRRFSANVAKSKQATSRKKMIEKLNISDIKRSSRRYPAIIFERDREAGDQILNVQGLSASLEGDVLFKDIDINLNKGDKVVVYSKDSRATTAFYQILNGNEQADSGKFDWGVTTTQSYLPLDNSAFFNNKLSLVDWLRQWAQTEEEREEVNIRGFLGKMIFSGEEALKTSDVLSGGEKVRCMLSRMMMTRANVLMLDEPTNHLDLESITAFNNSLKNFKGTIMLTTHDHEFAQTVGNRIIELTPNGVIDRYMSFDEYMSDKKIKEQRESMYGVAL, encoded by the coding sequence ATGTTATCAGTTTCTAATCTTTCGGTTCAATTCGGAAAACGCATACTTTTTGATGAAGTTAGCACCACGTTTAATAATGGTAATTGCTATGGAATTATTGGAGCCAATGGTGCCGGAAAATCTACATTTTTAAAGATTATTGCAGGTAAAATGGATCCAACTTCTGGAAGCGTTCATTTAGAGCCAGGCAAACGTATGTCTGTTTTAGAACAGAATCACAATTTACATGATGAAGACACAGTTCTTGAAACTATTTTAAAAGGAAATAAGCCCTTACACAAATTAAAGTCTCAGCTAGATGCACTTTATGCAGATTATACGGATGAAAATGCTGAGAAAATAGGTGAGCTTCAGGTTCAGTTTGAAGAAATGAATGGTTGGAATGCAGATAGTGATGCTGCAGCCATGTTATCTAATTTAGGAATTAAGGAAGAGTATCATTATACCTTAATGAAAGATTTAGATGGTAAGCAAAAAGTACGTGTATTATTAGCACAAGCATTATTCGGGAATCCAGATTTATTAATTATGGATGAGCCTACCAATGATTTAGATTACGAAACCATTTCTTGGTTAGAAAATTTCTTAGCTAATTACGAAAACTGTGTGATTGTTGTATCTCACGATAGGCACTTTTTAGATTCAGTTTGTACGCATATTTCTGATATCGATTTTGGGAAAATTAACCATTTCTCTGGTAACTATACCTTCTGGTATGAGTCGTCTCAGTTAGCTGCAAGACAACACGCACAACAGAATAAAAAGGCCGAAGAAAAGAAGAAGGAATTAGAAGACTTTATTCGTCGTTTCTCTGCCAACGTTGCAAAATCGAAGCAAGCAACAAGTAGAAAGAAAATGATTGAAAAGTTGAATATTTCTGATATTAAACGTTCAAGCCGTCGTTACCCAGCTATTATTTTTGAACGCGATCGTGAAGCAGGAGATCAGATTTTAAATGTTCAAGGCTTATCGGCAAGTTTAGAGGGAGATGTTTTATTTAAAGATATTGACATCAACCTAAATAAAGGGGATAAAGTGGTTGTATACTCTAAGGATTCTAGAGCTACTACAGCATTCTATCAAATATTAAATGGAAATGAACAAGCCGATTCAGGGAAGTTTGATTGGGGAGTGACTACAACACAATCGTATTTGCCATTAGACAATAGCGCCTTTTTTAATAATAAATTATCGTTAGTCGATTGGTTACGTCAATGGGCACAAACAGAAGAAGAGCGTGAGGAAGTAAATATTAGAGGTTTCCTTGGAAAGATGATTTTTAGTGGAGAAGAAGCGTTGAAAACATCTGATGTGTTATCTGGAGGTGAAAAAGTACGTTGTATGTTAAGCCGAATGATGATGACAAGAGCTAACGTTTTAATGTTAGACGAACCAACAAATCACTTAGATTTAGAGAGTATTACAGCATTTAACAATTCATTGAAAAACTTTAAAGGAACGATTATGCTAACTACTCACGATCATGAGTTTGCACAAACCGTTGGTAACCGAATTATAGAGTTAACACCAAATGGAGTTATTGATCGTTATATGTCGTTTGATGAGTATATGAGTGATAAGAAGATAAAGGAACAACGAGAAAGTATGTATGGAGTAGCTTTATAA
- a CDS encoding ankyrin repeat domain-containing protein, with amino-acid sequence MKRDTDVLFEAIKAGDKDRLKALMCINPNLVNEKDARGFTPLILATYFDNEEATSILLENNADINAKDGSGNTALIGVSFKGNTSLATTLLANGADINAVNKDGTSALSFATQYNKIDIVKLLLEHKADTSITDTAGKTALDYAKDKKFTELVGLLS; translated from the coding sequence ATGAAAAGAGATACAGATGTTTTATTTGAAGCTATAAAAGCAGGAGATAAAGATCGATTAAAAGCTTTGATGTGTATAAATCCCAACTTAGTCAATGAAAAAGATGCACGTGGATTTACGCCTCTTATTTTAGCTACCTATTTTGATAATGAAGAAGCTACTAGTATTCTTCTTGAAAATAACGCAGATATTAATGCCAAAGATGGCTCAGGTAATACAGCGTTGATTGGAGTAAGCTTCAAAGGAAATACGTCCTTGGCAACGACATTATTAGCAAATGGTGCAGATATTAATGCAGTTAACAAAGATGGAACAAGCGCTTTAAGTTTTGCTACCCAGTACAACAAAATAGATATTGTAAAATTGCTTTTAGAACATAAGGCAGATACTAGTATTACTGATACAGCTGGTAAAACAGCTTTAGACTATGCTAAAGACAAGAAATTTACTGAACTTGTTGGGCTTTTAAGTTAA
- the fsa gene encoding fructose-6-phosphate aldolase yields the protein MKFFIDTANLEQIKDAQDMGILDGVTTNPSLMAKEGITGTDNIMKHYVAICNIVEGDVSAEVISTDFEGMVREGEALAELHDQIVVKLPMIKDGIKACKYFSDRGIKTNVTLVFSPGQALLAAKAGATYVSPFIGRLDDISTDGLNLIAEIRHIYDNYSFETQILAASVRHTMHVIDCAKLGADVMTGPLSSITGLLKHPLTDSGLEKFLADYNKGN from the coding sequence ATGAAATTTTTTATCGATACAGCAAACCTAGAGCAGATTAAAGATGCTCAAGATATGGGTATTTTAGATGGTGTAACTACAAACCCATCATTAATGGCTAAAGAAGGCATTACAGGAACAGACAATATTATGAAGCACTATGTGGCGATCTGTAATATTGTAGAGGGTGATGTTTCTGCAGAAGTTATTTCTACCGATTTTGAAGGTATGGTTAGAGAAGGTGAAGCCTTAGCAGAATTACACGATCAGATTGTAGTGAAATTACCAATGATTAAAGATGGTATTAAAGCTTGTAAGTATTTTTCGGATCGCGGCATTAAAACAAATGTCACTTTAGTATTCTCTCCTGGTCAGGCGTTATTAGCTGCCAAAGCTGGTGCAACGTATGTATCTCCATTTATTGGTCGTTTAGATGATATTTCTACAGATGGTTTAAACCTTATAGCAGAGATTCGCCATATTTATGATAACTATTCTTTTGAAACACAAATTTTAGCTGCGTCTGTTCGTCATACCATGCATGTTATTGATTGTGCTAAATTAGGAGCCGATGTTATGACAGGGCCTTTAAGTTCTATCACAGGATTATTGAAACACCCATTAACAGATAGTGGTTTAGAAAAATTCTTAGCAGATTACAATAAAGGGAATTAA
- the ribB gene encoding 3,4-dihydroxy-2-butanone-4-phosphate synthase produces the protein MVLTEIETLTTFNNDSQQRLEKALIHLQNGNGIILMDDKDRENEGDLIFSAHHMTNNQMALMIRKCSGIVCLCLPNKKADALELPYMVKENTSSYQTPFTISIEAKEGVTTGVSAKDRLTTIKAACKENATSNDLAKPGHIFPLRAKNNGVFERQGHTEGSVDLMKLAGLQPEAVLCELMNDDGTMAKMDTILDFADEHNLIVLSIQDIMHYRKFVRDYK, from the coding sequence ATGGTACTTACAGAAATAGAGACGTTAACAACATTTAATAACGACAGTCAACAACGCTTAGAAAAAGCCCTAATACACCTACAAAACGGAAATGGAATAATCCTAATGGATGATAAAGACAGAGAAAATGAAGGAGATTTAATATTCTCTGCGCATCATATGACGAATAACCAAATGGCACTTATGATTAGAAAATGTAGTGGTATTGTCTGTCTTTGCTTACCGAATAAAAAAGCAGATGCATTAGAATTACCTTATATGGTCAAAGAAAACACCAGCAGTTACCAAACCCCTTTTACCATTTCAATTGAAGCAAAAGAAGGCGTTACTACAGGGGTTTCTGCTAAAGACAGGCTAACAACCATTAAAGCGGCTTGTAAAGAAAATGCGACAAGCAACGATTTAGCAAAACCCGGTCATATCTTTCCTTTAAGAGCAAAAAACAATGGTGTTTTTGAAAGACAAGGTCATACGGAAGGCAGCGTAGATTTAATGAAATTGGCAGGCTTACAACCAGAAGCTGTACTTTGTGAATTAATGAACGATGATGGAACCATGGCAAAAATGGACACCATTTTAGACTTTGCAGATGAGCATAATTTGATCGTACTTTCTATACAAGATATTATGCATTATCGTAAATTTGTAAGAGACTACAAATAG
- the katG gene encoding catalase/peroxidase HPI, translating to MENSAKDSAGSIHAENEELNPHGGSGSGKCPFMQGAITTTEKSVTDWWPNTLNLDILHQHDTKTNPLGADFDYQEELKKLDVEALKKDLHEFMTDSQDWWPADWGHYGGLMIRMAWHAAGSYRLADGRGGGGTGNQRFAPLNSWPDNVSLDKARRLLWPIKKKYGNKVSWADLIILAGTIAYESMGLKTYGFAFGRTDIWHPEKDVYWGAEKEWLAPSDERYDNVDNPETMENPLASVQMGLIYVNPEGVNGKSDPLKTALQVRETFKRMAMNDEETVALTAGGHTVGKAHGNGDASILGPDPESADVDAQGLGWANPTKSGKGRYTVTSGIEGAWTTNPTKWDNGFFEMLYNHEWELRKSPAGATQWEPVSIKDEDKPVDVEDLTTKLNPMMTDADMAMRMDPIYNEISLKFKDDFDAFSDAFARAWFKLTHRDMGPKDRWFGPDVPQEDLIWQDPIPKGNSDYNVDAVKAKIASTDLSISELVSTAWDSARTYRGSDFRGGSDGARIRLEPQNDWEANEPTQLQKVLGVLEPIAAEFNISVADTIVLAGNVGIEKAIKNAGLNVSVPFTSGRGDATQDMTDVESFESLEPLADGYRNYQKKEYVVSPEEMLLDRTQLLGLTAGEMTVLVGGMRVMGTNYGGTKHGVFTENEGALTNDFFVNLTNMIYEWKSQENGTYEIKNRHTGEVKYTATRVDLVFGSNSILRAYSELYAQDDSKEKFVTDFVAAWTKVMNANRFDI from the coding sequence ATGGAAAACTCAGCTAAAGACTCTGCCGGTTCAATACATGCAGAAAATGAAGAATTAAACCCACATGGAGGATCAGGATCAGGTAAATGTCCTTTTATGCAAGGAGCCATTACAACAACCGAAAAGTCAGTAACAGATTGGTGGCCAAACACGCTTAATCTCGATATTTTACATCAACATGATACTAAAACTAATCCGTTAGGTGCTGATTTTGACTATCAGGAAGAATTAAAAAAATTAGATGTTGAGGCTTTAAAAAAAGACCTTCATGAGTTTATGACCGATTCTCAAGATTGGTGGCCTGCAGATTGGGGACACTATGGAGGCTTAATGATTAGAATGGCATGGCATGCGGCAGGTTCTTATAGATTAGCTGATGGACGTGGAGGTGGAGGCACCGGTAACCAACGTTTTGCTCCTTTAAATTCTTGGCCAGATAATGTGAGTTTAGATAAGGCGCGACGTTTATTATGGCCAATCAAGAAAAAATATGGCAATAAAGTGAGTTGGGCAGATTTAATTATTCTTGCTGGAACTATTGCTTATGAAAGCATGGGGTTAAAAACTTATGGTTTTGCATTTGGACGAACAGATATTTGGCATCCAGAAAAAGATGTGTATTGGGGAGCTGAAAAAGAATGGTTGGCACCAAGTGATGAGCGTTATGATAATGTAGATAATCCTGAAACTATGGAAAATCCATTAGCATCTGTACAAATGGGATTAATTTATGTAAATCCAGAAGGTGTCAATGGAAAATCAGATCCTTTAAAAACGGCATTACAAGTTAGAGAAACATTCAAGCGAATGGCTATGAATGATGAAGAAACAGTGGCTTTAACAGCAGGAGGACATACCGTTGGTAAAGCACACGGAAATGGTGATGCAAGTATTTTAGGACCTGATCCAGAAAGTGCAGATGTAGATGCGCAAGGTTTAGGTTGGGCAAATCCAACAAAATCGGGTAAAGGAAGATATACCGTTACAAGTGGTATAGAAGGAGCTTGGACTACAAACCCAACAAAATGGGATAATGGTTTTTTCGAAATGTTATATAACCATGAGTGGGAATTACGTAAAAGTCCTGCAGGCGCTACACAATGGGAGCCAGTAAGTATTAAAGACGAAGATAAACCTGTAGATGTAGAGGATTTAACAACAAAATTAAATCCAATGATGACCGATGCAGATATGGCCATGAGAATGGATCCTATTTACAACGAGATTTCATTAAAATTTAAAGACGATTTTGATGCGTTTTCAGATGCATTTGCTCGTGCTTGGTTTAAATTAACGCATCGTGATATGGGACCAAAAGATCGTTGGTTTGGACCAGATGTGCCACAAGAAGATTTAATTTGGCAAGATCCAATTCCAAAAGGAAATTCCGATTATAATGTAGATGCTGTTAAAGCTAAAATTGCAAGTACAGATTTAAGTATTTCAGAATTAGTATCTACAGCTTGGGATAGTGCAAGAACGTATAGAGGCTCTGATTTTAGAGGTGGATCAGATGGAGCGCGTATCCGTTTAGAACCTCAAAATGATTGGGAAGCTAACGAGCCTACACAATTACAAAAAGTACTAGGGGTTTTAGAACCTATTGCTGCTGAATTCAATATTAGTGTTGCAGATACGATTGTATTAGCTGGTAATGTTGGTATAGAAAAAGCCATTAAAAATGCAGGTTTAAATGTAAGTGTTCCTTTTACTTCAGGGAGAGGTGATGCGACGCAAGACATGACAGATGTAGAATCTTTTGAATCTTTAGAGCCACTTGCTGATGGTTATAGAAACTATCAGAAAAAAGAATATGTTGTAAGTCCGGAAGAAATGTTACTTGATCGTACACAATTATTGGGATTAACAGCAGGAGAAATGACGGTTTTAGTTGGTGGTATGCGTGTTATGGGCACCAACTATGGAGGCACAAAACATGGTGTGTTTACTGAAAACGAAGGAGCGCTTACCAATGATTTCTTTGTGAATCTTACAAATATGATTTACGAATGGAAATCTCAAGAGAACGGCACCTACGAAATTAAAAACCGTCATACAGGTGAAGTGAAGTACACAGCAACACGTGTAGATTTAGTATTTGGATCTAACTCTATTTTACGTGCGTATTCAGAATTGTATGCACAAGATGATAGTAAAGAAAAGTTTGTTACCGATTTTGTTGCAGCTTGGACAAAAGTGATGAATGCTAATCGTTTTGATATTTAA